A single Vespa crabro chromosome 21, iyVesCrab1.2, whole genome shotgun sequence DNA region contains:
- the LOC124431537 gene encoding uncharacterized protein LOC124431537, whose product MSRDIKRYTNIDYEKDDIMAQINKRFKYSQQGILDDIASSIESIADSMQSINENHSVFLEVNKALTLFLLKIEKKQKERNFKEIESISVKERLENTPSEGSI is encoded by the exons ATGAGTCGAGACATAAAAAGGTATACAAATATAGATTATGAAAAGGATGACATAATGGCACAGATAAACAAACGTTTTAAATATTCGCAACAAGGAATATTAGATGATATAGCATCTTCTATTG AATCCATAGCTGATTCAATGCAGTCCATCAATGAAAATCATTCTGTATTCTTGGAAGTTAATAAAGCAttgacgttatttttattaaagatagaaaaaaaacagaaggaaagaaattttaaagaaatagaatcaATATCTGTTAAAGAGCGATTAGAAAATACTCCGTCAGAAGGaagcatttaa
- the LOC124431536 gene encoding vascular endothelial growth factor A-A, translating to MSYFGTKLALFMIACGLVLGQSDNQQANDPDRIFFPESTSLNAADNIKRSTARSRPDDNVLLASLKIAQRINSIESYEEFLEFVHVPEDKKIHIAGRIGNSEERSNAEQAKPAKCIPELQTVSLRQENKPSTLYYPPCTRIKRCGGCCGHYLLTCQPVASEIRNFEVIVSEIGENLKATYKNKEIVALEEHTECKCDCKVKAEHCNEKQVYKRNECKCACINTDEEEKCKANNNIKLWDSEVCTCACREIEECSTGSYFDHNTCRCQRVPIFSQFGDLSKKIGYRFGQTQRPDSVPPVIVTLDASDPRRKQKDDPEY from the exons ATGTCGTATTTCGGAACGAAACTTGCACTTTTTATGATCGCGTGTGGCCTTGTTCTTGGTCAAAGTGATAATCAACAGGCCAATGATCCAGACAGGATCTTTTTTCCTGAATCAACCAGTCTAAATGCCgcagataatataaaaagatctaCAGCAAGGTCGAGACCGGATGACAACGTACTCTTG GCTTCATTAAAAATCGCTCAAAGAATAAATTCAATCGAATCTTATGAAGAGTTCCTCGAGTTTGTCCATGTTCCAGAGGATAAGAAAATTCATATTGCTG gTAGAATAGGAAATAGCGAAGAAAGATCGAATGCAGAACAAGCGAAGCCGGCTAAGTGTATACCAGAATTACAAACAGTATCCTTGAGACAAGAAAATAAACCTTCTACACTTTATTATCCACCTTGTACGAGAATCAAAAGATGCGGTGGATGTTGTGGGCATTATCTACTAACGTGTCAACCTGTTGCATCAGAAATTCGAAATTTCGAG gtAATAGTCTCAGAAATCGGCGAAAATTTAAAAgcaacatataaaaataaagaaattgtgGCATTGGAGGAACACACGGAATGCAAGTGTGATTGCAAAGTTAAGGCAGAG CACTGCAATGAAAAGCAAGTCTACAAAAGGAACGAATGTAAATGCGCTTGTATAAATactgacgaagaagaaaaatgcaaggcaaataacaacattaaacTTTGGGATAGTGAAGTCTGTACTTGTGCCTGTAGGGAGATCGAAGAGTGTTCAACTGGGTCCTATTTCGACCACAATACGTGCAG gtGTCAAAGAGTTCCAATATTCTCACAGTTTGGAGATTTATCTAAAAAGATCGGATACAGATTTGGACAAACTCAAAGACCTGACAGCGTACCACCTGTGATAGTGACTTTAGATGCCTCAGATCCAAGGCGGAAACAAAAAGATGATCctgaatattaa